The nucleotide sequence GCAGACGCAACGAGCTCTACCAGCACTACCTGCAGACCGAGGAGATCGCCATCCCAGGGGTTCATGAGGTCCTGGAGACCCTCAAGGAGCGTTACCGGATGGGAATAGTCACCTCGGCGCGTCGGGAGGATTTTGAACTGATCCATGCCGGCAGAGGGATCACGGACCCCATGGAGTTTGTGCTCTGCAGCGGTGAATATGCCCGCGCGAAACCCCACCCCGATCCCTATCTGAAAGGGCTGGAACTGTTCGGCGGGGAGAAGCATGAGGCGGTCATCGTCGAGGATTCGCAGCGGGGACTGCGTTCGGCGGTGAGCGCGGGGATTGAGTGCGTCATCGTTGATAACGTCTTTACGGCGCAGCACGACTTCTC is from Sulfurimonas sp. HSL-1656 and encodes:
- a CDS encoding HAD family phosphatase, yielding MKKYILFDNDGVLVETEAWYFRANVEILKTMGITLEEARYREIMINGQSAFLLAEEAGYDSETVEAARSRRNELYQHYLQTEEIAIPGVHEVLETLKERYRMGIVTSARREDFELIHAGRGITDPMEFVLCSGEYARAKPHPDPYLKGLELFGGEKHEAVIVEDSQRGLRSAVSAGIECVIVDNVFTAQHDFSDATHRIDSIEGLLALLE